The genomic stretch AAATAGAGGCAAGTGAGGATGAGGACGAGATTGTATCTGATAGCCTTGAACAAGGGAATGAAACACTTGAACATGATACGAAAACAGAGTCAGATGATATGTTGCAGTTACAGATTGAGGATGTTGAGGAGGAAGTGGAATACTGGAAACAGGCTGTTATTTGCTTTATCCTAGGTGCTAACCCACCATGGGAGATTGTAGAGGGTTTCATAAGAAGGATATGGACAAAGTTCAATATTGACAAAATTTCATTTTTGCCAAATGGAATATTTTTGGTTAGATTCAAAACCATGGAAATGAAGGAGAAGGTGCTAGCATCTGGACACTACCTATTTGATAACAAGCCGATGATTGTAAAATCATGGGAAaaggatttggaaatgaaaaaaaGGAGAAGTGAAGTCAGTTCCTGCTTGGATTAGGATCCATAAATTGCCACTCAAATTCTGGGGCAAAAGTTTGCCTAAGATTACAAGTATTGTAGGGAAATATGTTAAGAGTGATGTGGCAACAGAGGAAAGAACTAGACTCGGGTTTGCTAGGGTTATGGTGGAGTTATTGGTGGATCAACAACTACCAACTCAGGTTTCATTCAAAGATGAAACTGGTGGTGTGGTTCAGGTGGAAGTAGAGTATGAATGGAGGCCTGTCACGTGCAAAGCATGCAAAGGAATGGGTCACGATATGGAGCAGTGCAGGAAAGGAGAACAAAAGAAGCCTAGCAAGGTTCCTGTTAAGCAGGTCTGGAGGCCTGTCTCTAAGAAGACTGAGAATGCTATTGAACCTGTTCAGGTGAGACAGATATCTCAGGAACCAATCAGACCTGTGCGTGCAGTTGGGAGACCATCTCCAGGACAACACACACCTATTAAGAGACTGGTTAGGATGCATTCTAGAGAAGGGAGCACAGATGGATACAGTAATGAAAATTTTGGAGCATTCTCATACAAAGAGGTAGTTGCTTCACCAGCTAAGAAGAGTAGTGAGAGAAATGGTAATGCTGTGACTCATTCTTTGTCTAATGGATAGAATTGGTTTTTGGAATGTAAGGGGAATGAACAGAGTAGGAAAACAAAGAGATATTAATTATTTTTTGCAAGTTAATAATATAGGTCTTTTTGGACTGTTAGAAACTAAGATAAAGAATAAAGCCTTCAATAAGGCAGCTGGTAGTTTTAATAATTGGTGCATTACAACCAACAATGGATATCACTCAGGTGGCCGTATTTGGGTGCTGTGGAACCCTACTATTTTTAGAGTACAAATTCTGGAGTATAATGCTCAGTATATATACTTGAAAGTTGATTCTCTTGTGGAGAGGAGGGTGTTCTGGCTAACTATGACTTATGCTTTCAATGGTATTGCTGAGAGAAGTCCTCTGTGGGACAACTTGAACAGACTGGCTAGTCAGATTGCAAGACCTTGGGCAGTGGTAGGTGATTTTAATTGTGTTCTATCTCCATCTGAGAGAGTAGGTGGGAATGTTCCCTCTGGTGAGATAGAGCCATTCAGAAGATGTGTTGCTGATTGTGGCTTGGTGGACATTGCTGCAATAGAAGCTATATATACATGGAATAATAAACAGAAACCTGATGAAAGAATTTACAGCAGAATTGACAGGTTTATGGTAAATAAGGCATGGTGTGATAATTTCACTGATCTGTATGCACATTTTATGCCTGAGGGACTTTATGATCATACACCATGTGTTGTAAAGAGTTCTAATCAAGGTTAAAGCAAGAGGTCATTCaagtatttcaatatgtggggaGGGTAAAAAAAGTTTCTACCTCTTGTGAGAGGGCATTGGGATACTGGGATGGTTGGTACACCAATGTTCAGGTTAGTTAAGAGCTTGAAGAGGATGAACCCTGTGTTGAAGAAGCTGAATTTGGAGGGGTATAGTGACATTGAGGGGGCAACCAATATCCTGCAGAAACAGGTGGAGGAAATGCAGGAGGAAATAACAAGGGATCCTACTAATTTGCAGCTAATATCAGAAGAGTATGAGGCCACTCTGAAGTTGCAGGAGTTAACTAAGGCAAAGGAGAGTTTCCTGACTAAAAAAGCCAAGCATCAGTGGATTAAAGAGGGGGATACCAATAGCGCTTTTTTTCATGGTATtctgaaaaaaagaagaaacttgaATAAGGTTGTTTTAGTAGAGGATATGAATGGCAGAGAGTGTGATAGTCTAGATCAAATTCAGGAAGCTTTTCTTGAATATTATACAACTCTGCTAGGCTCCAGTCAGACAACAAAGAAGGTACACAAGAGCATCATAGGTCAGGGACCTGTATGCACTGATGAGCACTGGACTATGCTACTGAAGCCTGTTACAAGATTGGAGATTAAGGGGGCATTGTTTAGTATCCCTGATATCAAATCACCTGGACCTGATGGATACACAAGTAAATTCTTCAAAGATGCTTGGGGTGAGATAGGAGGGGATGTTATTAATGCAGTTCAAGATTTTTTTCAGAATAGGCAACTCCTTAAATTGATCAATGCTACTAATCTGACCCTCATACCTAAATGTGAAAGGCCAAAGAGTGTGCTGCAGTTCAGGCCAATAGCTTGTTGTAATGTTGTATACAAGATCATCTCAAAGCTCTTGTGTGCTAGATTAGCTGCTGTCTTGCCTCAAATTGTTGGACAGAACCAAGGTGCTTTCATACAAAATAGAAGCATTCAGGAGAACATTCTCATATGCCAGGATTTGATAAGATTGTATAAAAGGCCACATGCCTCCCCAAGGTGTATGTTCAAGATAGATCTACAGAAGGCCTATGACACAATGGAGTGGACCTTTGTGAGACAGCTCCTTGATGCTCTTAACTTCCCTTCTGAGTTCAAGTCTATGATTATTCAGTGCATTACTTCAGCAACCTATTCACTGTCTGTCAATGGAGAGATGTTTGGCTATTTTCATGGCAAGAGGGGGCTTAGGCAAGGGGATCCTTTATCCCCCCTGATTTTCACTCTATGCATGGAGTATTTGACACGTACCTTGCAGTATGCAGCTTCCAAATATGAGTTTAAATACCATCCTCTTTGCAAGAAACAAAAATTGAATTgcttgatgtttgctgatgatgtccTCCTTTTCAGCAAAGGGGATGCTAAGTCAATGATGTTGTTATTGCAAGCTTTCTCAACATTCTCTAAGGCAACAGGACTGAAGGTGAGTGCATCAAAGTCAAATGCTTACTTCAGAAATGTACCAGAGCAACTTAAGCATGAGATTCTGCAAGTCTCAGGGTTTGTTGAAGGGCAAATTCCTTTCAAATATCTTGGCATGCCTATTCAAACCACGAGGCTTAAAAAACAGGATTGTGAATGTTTAGTGGACAAAATATGCTCTCGGATTCATGGGTATGGAGCAAGAAAGTTTTCCTATGCTGGCAGGTTGGTTATAGTGAGCAGTGTCCTCAATTCTTTGCACTCTTACTAGGCATCAATGTTTGTACTGCCCAAGGGAGTGATTAAGAGGATTGAGGCAGTGTGCAGGAACTTCTTATGGGACAATAGTGCTGATTACAGGAGGATTCCCTTGGTAGGTTGGGATACTATATGCAGGTCAAAGGAAGAGGAAGGACTGGGCATTAAGGATCAGGAGAGCTGGAACAAGGCAATGGTTGGGATACTAGTTGATTGGGTAGCTGTAAACAGAGATTCCATTTGGGTGCACTGGGTTCATAACAATTACCTCAAAGGGCAGGACTGGATGGGTTATAAACCTAGCATGAATTCAAGCTGGGTGTGGAGAAGAATTTGCAAGATCAAAGAGGAGATGGTGGCAGGTTATATAAATGGCAAATGGAATGTGCAACCTGATGGGTATACACCTGTTGGAAGCTATGAGTGGTTCAGGGGGAGTAGGCCTAAGGTGAGCTGGTACAAGGTAGTCTGGAATGGGTGGGTAATCCCAAAGCATCAGTTTATGGGTTGGTTAATAGCACATGCTGCACTGAACACATCTAAGCTGGTTGGGTTTGGCGTGGACATTGAGAATACATGCTGTATATGTGCCCTAGCTGAAGAAACCATTGAACACCTCTTCTGTGAGTGTGCTTACAACAAAAGGGTAGTGAGGGAGGTGAACAAGATGACTAGCTGGAACTACCCTGATGGTGGGGTGCTGAACTGGTGTACGCAGAGGACTGGTACTATGCTGCAAAAGGGAATCCAGATTGCAATGATGTTAAGCTTGATATATCAGATATGGCATCAAAGAAACAAATGTAGGAATGAGAAAATTCTGCTGTGTCCAGAACGTGTGGCCAAGAATATTATAGAGGAGATGAGAGCTCGGGTTCGTGGCAGGGACAGGCTGCAAATGAACTTAGTTGATTTGGAATGGCTTAAAAAAATGAGTCTGTTTGAGTGATAGTTTGTTGGTTGATTTAGTCTACAAACTCCCTATGtaaatttgatattttgatatataatatactcacatttcaccaaaaaaaaaagattaactcggaaaaacaataaactgatttgcatgcaaacaacctggctcatgataccacttgttaggtttctttaaactcaatactatacatattcatatatgaattaatttatttggtcataaaataaatacaagatcttatgcatgcaaaacaaatacaagagtgaagaaaaatcggttccttacaattgtattttcggctatatgggcacaagtaaggtctcctaccttcacttgttcttgagctatgatgagtattaggatgatcctccaaatacctcaagtatagaagccactcctcttgattgcacccaagattatcccttatctccactaaataatatttgctagatatttgtttagtagtttaccttaaaatttattactaatactcatatattacactaataatattagtaatctcatttgaacaatttggatcatgatttctctaattttggagaaagatgaaagagtagagagaaaAATGCATGTAAATGAATGAATATGCATGTGTTGAATGAGTAGAGAATAAAAAGTTCTCTAATATCAAGAGGGGGCACGGTTATGGGGAggtggaggaccaatatatggtccttccctttttacttttgttcttatctaaaccttaggcatgtaaggctaggtaagtagtgtcatgatAATGTTATTTTAGCTAATTAAAATAAACtaccaccatccactaaaccctctttatttcggtccatattcataaaatggactaccattttattttgtcaatttgtcatttgtcacacaatatgtcacatgtagtatgttacatgttattaattaattttaatgcatatttatcacataaatatcattttataaattaattaaattatattcaacaaattgactagttatacttgatcacataaataaaatgggtcatttaattataattcacaatatcttgtaataataattaaccattcattcttatctctatcgtttctaaaacaataagcaattttagtaataaagcatttttattactaaaataaatcttatttaatcccattacaataagatatcaatattctctctcactaatgaattgttcaattttaaggaattgatcaacttgtatcgtcatacaattaatcaactttacagattagagcatcatcctttaggtgtgaccttaagagatcaactgaccaccaccgtcccacgacagtaacgtcaaactctagcaagccaatcgttaccgattaatgttgatcagttgactatatataatagaatcatcccaagcgtattcttaattatgagatttaatatctcattgacaattgtgatcgcattattgtcggggacacttactccaacaaagggacccttttgatcacgaataacttttatctatactcttcacaagagatccttgcaatggataatacgaggttttagaaaaaaatcatatttgtctttagttacgatgttttaatggagatttgaattaaaatcgaaatgatatcgtataatttgaggtgaagaaatagaacaatatgataacggaataatgaaaacaaaacatttatcgttataataatacttgtaaataatttgacaagtaaagcatttacatagtgacctctacccaactatgataaatgattccaagatccaaattcatattaacttgggcacgctttagcgatacaaccctcatcaatataactcggttgaataactctttaatcgattctacttttagaactcttggtcgataaaattacattaatatttatctttagcccaaaacacatccggctatggtcgagaatacttttgttgagttcaacccaaatttcgaataaatgtgtccatgatccaaattcacattaacttgggcacgctttggcgatacaaccctcatcaatatgaattcggtggatagacatttatcacccacttcccctacgtaacaaggtttgtaccccggtttggccgagcgcactccctcacgaaataggttttcatggtttctaatttttggtaaggctaagtctcaattgtttatttagcgagaggtcatgtcaatttattatctatcacgttttaagtgaaataaagcggtgaactacgataattgtaattgacacggtcgataaactcgatataaaatggaatgcatgtttagttatggcgatttagcgatgcatgcaacatataaataaaatgcaaagcataaaaaaataaaatcctagtatggccttcctaaaatagtaaatctaataaactattgcaaattcggaaaccaactcctttggtcccttgatcttcggtcttggcacgtatctcgaggtaacaccgtcttcatggaaactccgggaaaattacaaatagtaaataaaaattacataatttcctattatacatttgtaataaaaataaatctattaaattacaaaacggtgatacgagatcactataattacaaccgaattgatattcccatacatttcgggtaatatcaatttaaaactaaggtcatactaagtaaaattacataattcaaaaattacataaaattaaaatatgacaatctatatatatatacataaaagagagttttttcgagcgatgctagagcgtccacatcatcaaaaattaatttaggaaagtttcataaataatttTTTCcgcataaaaaataaagtggagaatcttttaattattataatatctatatttcctattttatattcatgagaagtttctaatttttatataaaaactttgacatttcatttggcaaaaaaatgtcattataaaaattatgaagataatataGTTAGATTCGTGGCAAAAAATgttttcattagagtatagatttcatatgatttgcacatattaaagatggtatacttcttaatatgttatatgtcccacattgaaaaacaatgttagtgtagggattataatacgtataaattatagaattgtcccacatcaaaagattaacataaggtggatgatcctatgattatatataggagtcatcattggaacctatataccaaccaaaaatATTTTGAGCCTCTgaagtattgttttggagagctcttaagagtttatatcattatcttcacaatatgatatatatatatatatatatatatatatatatatatatatatatatatatatatattctatattatgtattatattcaagtgatgtttataatctttatataaaaacttatacatctcatttgccaaaaaaagtattataaaaaaattatgaaaattatattataatagattctTGGTATAagaaatgctagcattagaatatagtatcatattatttgcatatattttaaattatgataaaaaaattaaaaacaaacgtacgaatattaataaatagtacttcttccattcaagaccaaatacaacattttcatttacacacttgccaagacacaaattacaacgtaaatatttttaagtttacattataaaaaatttaaaaatttgatattctcattgtactttataggtgaatcaaataaaatcccacatgaccatattttgtcttacatattgcaaggaatcgtaaagattctattcgttcatgaatagtgtaaaaaaaggaatgttgtatttggtcttgaatggagggagtatagtatttgctcattattattaacccgggttagatgtcgaattatgtgcgaaaaagatggtgtatttctaagtatgttatttgtcccacattgaaaaatatgttggtgtggtaaatatattatgtataaataatagaattatccaacatcgaaagtttagcataaggtgggtgatcatatgattataaatagaaggcatccttagaacctaaataccaacccaaaaccttctgagtctcttaagcaatgtcttggagagctcttaagagtttatatcattatcttcacggtatgatatatgtattttttatattatgtccaagtgatgtttataatttttatataaaaacttatacatctcatttagcaaaaaagtaacataattttttttttgaaaatttatataattagattcgtggtaaataaatgTTAGCATTAGAATAtggtatcatattatttgcacatattttaattatgataagaagttaaaaaaatgtactgtacgaatattaataaatagtatagtatttgcttattattattaaactgggttagatgtcgaattaggtgcgaaaaagatggtgtatttctaagtatattgtttgtcccacattgaaaaataatgtaggtgtggtaaatatactacatctaaatagttgaattgtcccacattagaagattatcatgaggcgaggtatcacatgattataaatatgagtcatatttgaaacttaggggtatcaacccaaaatcttttgaatcgcttaaatattactccctctgttccggtcatttgttgtcctttggttttggcacaaagaccaaggaaatggggaaggggtcaattactaaatgacatgtggaataaattgaatgtgaatgaccaaattactcatcaaattcattcttaaaatagaaaggacaacaaatgactgagacaccccaaaataaaaaaggacaacaaatgaccgggacagaaggagtatcttagagagttcttataagagtttgtattaacggtaaaccttagttacaacaataccatacaaatattaatcacgtagataattataaaagcgattatatattactatattagtgatattataatgtttattttaagacaatcgaaaataatagaattgtcccacatcgaaagattaacataagatgtgatggtcttatgattataaatatgaggcatctttggaacttaggtatcatcAACCCAACATCTTTTGTGTCttttaaataagatgttttgacttttggtcatatctaaataaatgattagacataagatgtaaatattaaaaCCTTATAACCATTTTTTTTGTTACTAAATTAAttatcccgttgcaacgcacgggcatccaaactagtaataaataaaatacagcattataatatatatgaacatgcttaattttatgctaaatcgccttttaagagccaatatcgtatattttatcggtttttgtggatttgcatgattataacttgttaaaatcacaataattacgtaaattcatatttatgtacaagttaattaccctatccatcttaggactcaaaacttaggaGGTGTTTGGTTGAagcttttggaatggattggaatggattcagGCCATTCCAATATTTGGTTGtagcattttggaatggagttagatacctgatggattctaactccatttcaaccccttggaatcccatacccatctATCTCCCCAAGTTTCCAACTCCATTTCACCTAACACATTATTATTCCCATACCCGGATTGAACCAAACAACTTTAAACATGTATGGGGTTATAACTCCATACCCccttggagttagaatccattccattccatacctaatgtttgaaccaaacgcctgagaaaatttattttcatcaacttttcccTTTtaaatctgaaatatatgataaaatgcaacatgtgatgtttttctttagccatgaagtatgttttagcattataactaattatagtcactatttatgtgatttttcatcaaaaattcataaatcaagcaaaaagacttcactatagacaaacattttacacacatcttttaaaattgcatgggacaacatactaaattttcatgattaaattcgaaatataactcatattaacctatttacccatttaaatacgattttaacttataaaattcatattttgagcaaaacaacttattttaacatgaaaatttacaggccatcagaatgtattacatgtgaaaacatatccaaaaaccactggaaaattcgaagtttagctatttttcgtccaaaaatgacatttttctcaaaaaaaaatcacattttaatgccaataatatataaaatgaacaataaaatccataaatgaaccaaaatatcccaaataaaTTTTAGGACAATAAAATTTAACATACAAAGtgatttcatgatatatcataataaacacaaaattacaagttttatttgttaataagattaactcggaaaaacaataaactgatttgcatgcaaacaacctggctcatgataccacttgttaggtttctttaaactcaatactatacatattcatatatgaattaatttatttggtcataaaataaaatacaagatcttatgcatgcaaaacaaatacaagagtgaagaaaaatcggttccttacaattgtattttcggctatatgggcacaagtaaggtctcctaccttcacttgttcttgagctataatgagtattaggatgatcctccaaatacctcaagtatagaagtcactcctcttgattgcacccaagattatcccttatctccactaaataatatttgctagatatttgtttagcagtttaccttaaaatttattactaatactcatatattacactaataatattagtaatctcatttgaacaatttggatcatgatttctctaattttggataaagatgaaagagtagagagaaaAATGCATGTAAATGAATGAATATGCATGTGTTGAATGAGTAGAGAACAAAAAGTTCTCTAATATCAAGAGGGGGCACGGTTATGGGGAggtggaggaccaatatatggtccttctctttttacttttgttcttatctaaaccttaggcatgtaaggctaggtaagtagtgtcatgatggtgttattttagctaattaaaataaactaccaccatccactaaaccctctttatttcggtccatattcataaaatggactaccattttattttgtcaatttgtcatttgtcacaatatgtcacatgtagtatgttaaatgttattaattaattttaatgcatatttatcacataaatatcattttataaattaattaaattatattcaacaaattgactagtgatacttgatcacataattaaaatgggtcatttaattataattcacaacatcttgtaataataattaaccattcattcttatctctatcgtttctaaaacaataagcaattttagtaataaagcatttttattactaaaataaatcttatttaatcccattacaataagatatcaatattctctctcactaatgaattgttcaattttaaggaattgatcaacttgtatcgtcatacaattaatcaactttacagattagagcatcatcctttaggtgtgaccttaagggatcaactgaccaccaccgtcccacgacagtaacgtcaaactctagcaagccaatcgttaccgattaatgttgatcagttgactatatataatagaatcatcccaagcgtattcttaattatgagatttaatatctcattgacaattgtgatcgcattattgtcggggacacttgcTCCAACAAAGGGATTACGGTagaaacataaacaaacaagacagccacacaaggtcagtaactgagacaagacacGACATAAACCAACAACAATCGTCAAGACAATACAAACACAACAattcacacacaatcacacccagtccattcaatctccgtcaccgactgtccactggaccagccctgccagtgggggaccgcagccgttcccacctaagccccgctcatcataccgagcgataaccctatcccattaatgtgcacatctcctctcgtggcgggttccacggagggtgaaactagggcgtgaagccactcccgcaagtgactccactcagccgaggacgcacctcgagaaccagagacaaacaatcacaggcAACTGCAATGCAACAACAATCGACATCCAGTCTACACCAACCAACTACCACATATACCCAACTACACggtcacaacaacaatacaacatcACACGACAACCAACACTCTAGACATTCAAcggaaactgagtaggcgaacctacctttaagcgactgcgacAATTCCATGTCCATACACGCAACACCCAAcaaacaagcaacacctatacacacaatataatcatctattactactattctaaccctaactgaaaacaacaaagatacggatgatgatgacgacataccaaCATGAGGAAatctggcaaaggaccgctacctgactcaagctatgcacctttaaggcacaaggaccttcaaaggctcccatggaaggcatatggtgaagggaagaggaagggacgacatctaggtttagaagaaagaggcggaaatgatttgcggttttaggaaaacacgattataaaccctcgctgaaaagacgctactcgatcgagtaactaacgtactcgatcgagtggcccgtactcgatcgagtatccaagctactcgatcgagtagcctctactctatcgagtaccacccacaacTCAAGACACAAGGTAATTATGGCACGTAATCCCAAGAACcattactgctcccaaggtcggtcaacgctggttaacgggtccctaaaagggcgggtattacagtctcccccctttaaaaagaacttcgtccccgaagttcaactcacctatcccaAAGCACAAGATACGAAAACAAGGCGACATCACTACTCCTCCGACATAGGTCACTATTTCCCAGAAACactatcccccatgtcatcatcatcaactgtctaataCTCTACCTAAATCGACTTCTACACTCTACCACATGAAATGCCAACCTCACAACATGAACCAGCACAACCAACAACTACACTGTTGCTCATAACTCTTAGCCACGCACTACGGGATTACACTTTCACTAGTACACGACCATTAACACAAAACATGTCACATTAACACAACTATATTGCCCAACGATACGATTCTATTCAAACGCATGCCATCATAACTATCTCTCTATGA from Silene latifolia isolate original U9 population chromosome 5, ASM4854445v1, whole genome shotgun sequence encodes the following:
- the LOC141655400 gene encoding uncharacterized protein LOC141655400 gives rise to the protein MFVLPKGVIKRIEAVCRNFLWDNSADYRRIPLVGWDTICRSKEEEGLGIKDQESWNKAMVGILVDWVAVNRDSIWVHWVHNNYLKGQDWMGYKPSMNSSWVWRRICKIKEEMVAGYINGKWNVQPDGYTPVGSYEWFRGSRPKVSWYKVVWNGWVIPKHQFMGWLIAHAALNTSKLVGFGVDIENTCCICALAEETIEHLFCECAYNKRVVREVNKMTSWNYPDGGVLNWCTQRTGTMLQKGIQIAMMLSLIYQIWHQRNKCRNEKILLCPERVAKNIIEEMRARVRGRDRLQMNLVDLEWLKKMSLFE